From Brevibacillus marinus, a single genomic window includes:
- a CDS encoding methyl-accepting chemotaxis protein gives MGKKGGLGKAAGNGSKNAKKDKQRHQKLIFRILSSYLLILILLLAVGGSGLYSIKQLEQSMKDMYTQRMQAVTNMMQLASYYDRLNGTIAAALLMSSTEMTSYITQIEVVREEIDTRVQLLMNQAAAYGLTAEKAVEFQSIWNDYSNDLYSVLDWMKKGTEDFGGSTGTTIALETYRSSLLDKSGVLTAYLEEAVETNQNLARISYENALSIQREIFIIQVGLAIAAVLFSALIGYIVTRSIVNPLRIVVQAASQIADGNLKTQVQIKRRDELGQLADSFNRMTERIRMMIEQVQEAGSQVSRYSNDLEANTAQVKQAVIQIADMMEEVAAGAERQETETKKSNQVIHGMLQSIERIRRSTGYVSESSQQAAMEATEGDWIVQKAIAQMKSIKESVQNLAAVVEVLEARSREVGKIVSTITEIAAQTNLLALNASIEAARAGEQGRGFAVVAEEVRKLAEQTGESARLITQLVTEIQSDTSMAVAAMNKGNQEAEAGMTHVNEAGAAFQKILASVQHVAEQVREVVEATGSLLEGSDRVTESLAEAEKITAETSSHTQSVAAATEEQLAYMEEVASTATNLNEMAKRLKDLMSRFEV, from the coding sequence ATGGGGAAAAAAGGGGGCTTAGGAAAGGCCGCTGGAAATGGGTCGAAAAACGCCAAAAAAGATAAACAACGCCATCAAAAATTAATTTTTCGTATTTTGAGTTCTTATCTGTTGATCCTTATACTCCTGTTGGCGGTTGGCGGCAGCGGCCTCTATTCCATCAAGCAGCTGGAGCAATCGATGAAGGACATGTACACCCAGCGAATGCAGGCCGTTACCAATATGATGCAGCTCGCTTCGTACTACGATCGGCTGAATGGGACGATTGCGGCGGCTTTATTGATGAGCAGCACGGAAATGACATCCTATATTACACAAATTGAGGTCGTCAGGGAGGAGATCGATACCAGGGTGCAACTGCTGATGAACCAGGCAGCGGCATACGGGTTGACCGCTGAGAAGGCGGTCGAATTCCAATCCATTTGGAATGATTATTCCAATGACTTATACAGTGTCCTTGACTGGATGAAAAAAGGGACAGAAGATTTCGGCGGCAGCACCGGAACAACCATCGCATTGGAGACATACCGCTCGAGTCTGCTCGATAAATCCGGCGTGCTAACGGCGTATTTGGAAGAGGCAGTGGAGACCAATCAGAATCTGGCGCGAATCAGCTATGAGAATGCCTTGTCAATCCAACGCGAGATATTTATCATCCAGGTCGGACTGGCGATAGCGGCTGTCCTGTTCTCCGCGCTGATCGGTTACATTGTGACCCGCTCCATCGTGAATCCGCTGCGTATCGTCGTGCAGGCGGCTTCCCAAATTGCCGATGGCAACCTGAAGACACAGGTACAAATCAAACGAAGGGATGAACTAGGCCAGTTGGCTGATTCCTTCAATCGAATGACGGAGCGGATCCGGATGATGATTGAACAGGTTCAAGAGGCGGGGAGCCAGGTGAGCCGTTACTCCAATGACCTTGAAGCGAATACGGCACAGGTTAAGCAGGCAGTCATCCAGATAGCTGACATGATGGAGGAAGTGGCGGCGGGAGCGGAAAGACAGGAAACGGAAACGAAAAAGTCCAACCAGGTCATTCACGGGATGCTGCAAAGCATCGAGCGGATCAGACGTTCAACCGGTTACGTTTCGGAATCGTCTCAGCAGGCGGCGATGGAAGCAACGGAAGGCGATTGGATCGTACAAAAAGCGATCGCCCAGATGAAATCGATCAAGGAATCGGTGCAAAACCTGGCTGCTGTGGTGGAAGTTCTGGAAGCGCGTTCACGTGAAGTGGGGAAAATTGTGAGTACGATTACGGAAATTGCTGCCCAGACCAACCTCCTTGCCCTTAACGCCTCCATCGAAGCGGCTCGTGCCGGGGAACAAGGCAGAGGGTTTGCTGTCGTTGCGGAAGAAGTGCGAAAACTGGCTGAACAAACAGGGGAATCAGCCCGACTGATCACCCAGCTGGTCACAGAGATCCAGTCGGATACCAGTATGGCGGTTGCGGCGATGAACAAAGGCAACCAGGAGGCGGAGGCGGGGATGACACACGTAAACGAGGCGGGAGCAGCCTTCCAAAAAATTTTGGCGAGCGTACAGCATGTGGCGGAGCAGGTGCGCGAAGTGGTTGAGGCTACCGGTAGTCTGCTCGAAGGATCCGATCGGGTGACCGAGTCACTCGCTGAAGCGGAAAAGATTACGGCAGAAACATCTTCCCATACACAATCCGTAGCGGCGGCAACGGAAGAGCAATTGGCCTACATGGAGGAAGTCGCCAGCACCGCGACCAACCTCAACGAGATGGCCAAGAGGCTGAAGGATCTGATGAGTCGCTTTGAAGTATAA
- a CDS encoding (Fe-S)-binding protein → MWAVLHFLAFLAVTGYAVYLFAHLVYSRIAFIRLGKKANLKKDLRLRIQEVLVNVFGQKKLLKDPRSGVMHVIMFYGFIILQFGAVELIIKGFVPGFAYPLGEAHKYFSLSQEITTVLVLLAVAYAFYRRYIERLPRLKRGLKPGIVLIFLSTLMISILLTLAFEQVWLGRTEYSAFAPVSTLLAGWFAGIGTGAAGGWFYLFWWVHLLTLLAFLVYVPQSKHAHLLFAPVNVMLRDTKPAGKLTAIDFEDESQDVYGVGKIEDFRQNQLIDLYACVECGRCTSMCPAAGTGKTLSPMDLIVKLRDHLTEKGAVVTSRSPWVPAFAFAGNAQAELAAETALAAAAQDVQNVRLVGDVITEEELWACTTCRSCEDQCPVANEHVEKIIDMRRYLVLTEGEMPPEAARYFQNIERQSNPWGINRKERVKWREGRRDIHVPTVEEVEEFEYLFFVGSMGSFDARSQKIAQSFAKIMNLAGISFAILGNEERNSGDTARRMGNEFLFQQLCQENIASFRSCNAKKIVTICPHTYNTLKHEYPEFGLEAEVYHHTELLLQWIEEERIKPSMEVREAVAYHDSCYLGRYNQLYDTPRKILASIPGVTILEMERNRQDAMCCGAGGGMMWLEERQGKRINIERTEQALRLNPTAIASSCPYCLTMLSDGTKAKDAEDRVKTLDIVEIVERSLVGAAHEGNRHPA, encoded by the coding sequence ATGTGGGCTGTTCTACATTTTCTCGCATTTCTCGCGGTGACCGGGTATGCGGTGTACCTGTTCGCCCATTTGGTGTACAGCCGGATCGCCTTCATTCGACTGGGCAAGAAGGCAAATCTTAAGAAGGATCTCCGACTGCGGATTCAGGAAGTGTTGGTCAACGTATTTGGGCAGAAGAAACTGCTGAAAGATCCAAGAAGCGGTGTCATGCATGTGATTATGTTTTACGGTTTTATTATTTTGCAGTTCGGAGCCGTTGAGTTGATCATCAAAGGCTTTGTCCCGGGCTTTGCATACCCGCTCGGGGAAGCGCACAAGTATTTCTCGCTGAGCCAGGAAATCACGACCGTTCTGGTGCTGCTGGCGGTGGCCTATGCATTTTACCGTCGCTACATTGAGCGGTTGCCGCGCCTGAAACGAGGCCTGAAACCGGGTATCGTGCTGATCTTTTTGTCCACGTTGATGATCTCCATCCTCTTGACGCTAGCGTTTGAGCAAGTCTGGCTGGGACGGACCGAGTACTCTGCTTTTGCTCCCGTCTCCACGCTTCTAGCCGGCTGGTTTGCCGGGATTGGTACAGGTGCAGCGGGTGGATGGTTCTATCTCTTCTGGTGGGTTCACTTGCTGACGTTGCTCGCTTTCTTGGTATATGTCCCGCAATCAAAGCACGCCCATCTGCTGTTTGCGCCTGTGAATGTGATGCTGCGGGACACCAAACCGGCCGGGAAGTTGACGGCGATTGATTTTGAGGATGAGAGCCAGGACGTGTACGGCGTAGGCAAAATTGAAGACTTTCGGCAGAATCAGCTGATCGACCTGTATGCCTGTGTGGAATGCGGTCGATGCACCAGCATGTGCCCTGCGGCGGGGACGGGAAAAACGCTGTCGCCGATGGATCTGATCGTGAAATTGAGGGATCATTTGACGGAAAAAGGAGCTGTTGTCACCTCCCGCTCTCCGTGGGTACCCGCCTTTGCCTTTGCCGGGAATGCACAGGCAGAGCTGGCGGCGGAAACAGCGCTGGCTGCCGCAGCTCAGGACGTTCAGAACGTTCGATTAGTGGGAGATGTGATCACGGAAGAAGAATTGTGGGCCTGCACCACTTGCCGGAGCTGTGAAGATCAGTGTCCGGTAGCCAATGAACACGTGGAGAAAATCATCGACATGAGGCGCTACCTGGTCTTGACGGAAGGGGAGATGCCGCCAGAAGCAGCCCGCTACTTCCAGAATATCGAACGGCAGAGCAATCCGTGGGGAATCAACCGCAAGGAACGGGTGAAATGGCGGGAAGGACGCCGCGACATCCACGTGCCGACTGTCGAAGAGGTGGAGGAGTTTGAATATCTCTTCTTCGTGGGATCGATGGGTTCTTTTGATGCACGCAGTCAGAAAATCGCGCAATCGTTTGCCAAGATCATGAATCTGGCCGGCATTTCCTTTGCGATCCTGGGCAATGAGGAACGGAACTCGGGAGATACCGCCCGCCGTATGGGGAACGAGTTTTTGTTCCAGCAGCTTTGCCAGGAAAATATCGCCAGCTTCCGCTCCTGCAACGCCAAAAAAATCGTCACGATCTGTCCGCATACGTACAACACATTGAAACACGAGTATCCGGAATTTGGCCTGGAAGCGGAAGTGTATCATCACACCGAGCTGCTCTTGCAATGGATCGAAGAGGAACGAATCAAGCCGTCAATGGAAGTGCGGGAAGCCGTAGCCTATCACGACTCCTGCTACCTGGGACGGTACAATCAGCTGTATGACACGCCCAGGAAGATCCTCGCGTCGATCCCCGGCGTGACGATCCTGGAGATGGAGCGCAACCGGCAAGATGCCATGTGCTGCGGAGCGGGGGGCGGCATGATGTGGCTGGAAGAGAGGCAGGGCAAACGGATCAACATCGAGAGAACAGAACAGGCGCTGCGTTTAAATCCGACAGCGATCGCCAGCAGCTGCCCGTATTGTCTGACGATGCTAAGTGACGGGACAAAGGCGAAAGATGCGGAGGACCGGGTCAAGACGCTGGACATCGTGGAAATTGTGGAGCGCTCACTCGTCGGCGCGGCCCATGAAGGGAACAGGCACCCCGCTTGA
- a CDS encoding electron transfer flavoprotein subunit beta/FixA family protein, with translation MNICVLIKQTFDTEERIAIQNGKINEEGVEFIINPYDEYAIEEAVQLKEAQGAIVTVLTVGPARAESALRKALAMGADQAVLIETEDEAIDEYSIAKLIAAYVKDKGYDLILGGNMAIDSGSGQVAVRVAEELGIAHVSAVTKLNWDGSKAIVERDVEGDVEVVEVNLPFLATAQQGLNEPRYPSLPGLMKAKKKPLERLTIAELGLAQEEWEARTAIREQYLPARKQAGKILDGDLSQQVRELVQLLRSEAKVV, from the coding sequence ATGAACATTTGCGTGTTGATCAAACAAACCTTTGATACAGAAGAGAGAATCGCCATTCAAAACGGAAAGATCAACGAGGAAGGGGTAGAGTTTATCATCAATCCCTATGACGAATACGCCATCGAAGAAGCGGTTCAACTGAAAGAAGCGCAAGGAGCCATTGTAACTGTACTTACGGTTGGCCCGGCTAGAGCGGAAAGTGCGCTGCGGAAGGCATTGGCGATGGGCGCTGATCAGGCTGTCCTGATCGAAACCGAGGATGAAGCGATTGATGAATACAGCATCGCCAAACTGATCGCGGCTTATGTCAAAGACAAAGGGTACGACCTGATCCTGGGCGGCAATATGGCGATCGATTCAGGTTCCGGCCAGGTGGCGGTGCGTGTGGCCGAAGAACTGGGCATTGCTCACGTTTCCGCTGTCACAAAGCTGAATTGGGACGGAAGCAAAGCGATTGTGGAACGGGATGTGGAAGGGGATGTGGAGGTTGTCGAAGTGAATCTGCCATTCCTCGCGACCGCGCAGCAAGGCTTGAATGAACCTCGTTACCCTTCCCTGCCGGGGTTGATGAAGGCGAAGAAAAAACCGTTGGAAAGGCTAACGATCGCCGAGTTGGGGCTGGCTCAGGAGGAATGGGAGGCGCGAACCGCGATTCGCGAGCAGTATCTGCCCGCGCGCAAACAGGCCGGGAAGATATTGGACGGCGATCTGTCCCAGCAAGTGCGTGAGCTGGTTCAACTGTTGCGGAGTGAGGCAAAGGTTGTCTGA
- a CDS encoding electron transfer flavoprotein subunit alpha/FixB family protein yields MSRKVLVFAESKEGKLRNVTFEALSVAQRLAGDGEVIAALLGKHDENHVRELGRYGANKVYLVEQQELSVYTADAYTQALCQLLEHEQPDVMLLGHTAIGRDVAPRIAGRMGMGLISDCVNVEQEGDTVVFTRPIYAGKAFQKKTFKTGRIFATLRPNNFSVTEKPVELQTIRFPAAINDLRTVVRETVRKAVGGVDLSEAKIIVSGGRGVKSAEGFKPLRELAELLGGAVGASRGACDAGYCDYSLQIGQTGKVVTPDLYIACGISGAIQHLAGMSNAKVIVAINKDPEAPIFQVADYGIVGDLFEVIPLLTEEFRRCLAVHE; encoded by the coding sequence ATGTCGAGAAAAGTATTGGTTTTTGCTGAATCCAAAGAAGGCAAGTTGCGAAATGTGACGTTCGAGGCCTTATCGGTGGCGCAGCGGCTTGCTGGGGACGGAGAAGTGATCGCGGCTCTGTTGGGTAAGCATGACGAGAACCACGTCCGTGAACTGGGCAGATACGGCGCGAACAAGGTGTATCTCGTCGAGCAGCAGGAGCTTTCCGTCTACACCGCTGATGCCTATACCCAAGCTTTGTGCCAGTTGCTGGAACACGAGCAGCCGGACGTGATGCTGTTGGGTCATACGGCGATCGGGAGAGATGTTGCCCCGCGAATTGCCGGCCGCATGGGCATGGGGCTCATCTCTGACTGCGTGAATGTCGAACAGGAAGGAGATACGGTCGTCTTCACACGGCCAATTTACGCCGGCAAAGCGTTTCAGAAAAAAACGTTCAAAACAGGACGGATATTTGCCACACTTCGCCCGAATAACTTCTCCGTCACGGAGAAACCGGTTGAACTGCAAACGATTCGCTTCCCGGCAGCGATCAACGACCTCCGCACGGTCGTGCGGGAAACGGTGCGGAAAGCGGTTGGCGGTGTGGACTTGAGCGAGGCCAAGATCATTGTTTCCGGCGGCCGCGGCGTAAAAAGCGCGGAAGGGTTCAAGCCGCTGCGGGAGCTGGCGGAACTGCTGGGTGGCGCGGTGGGCGCGTCACGTGGAGCATGTGACGCCGGTTACTGCGATTATTCCTTGCAGATTGGACAAACCGGCAAGGTCGTAACGCCCGATCTGTATATCGCCTGCGGCATCTCCGGAGCGATTCAGCATTTGGCGGGCATGTCAAACGCCAAAGTGATCGTGGCCATCAACAAAGATCCGGAAGCGCCTATCTTTCAGGTCGCCGATTACGGAATCGTCGGTGATTTGTTTGAGGTCATCCCATTGTTAACTGAAGAATTCAGGAGATGCCTCGCTGTTCATGAATAG
- a CDS encoding sigma-54-dependent Fis family transcriptional regulator → MIRVVKDIVTKPVVTVYAEDPLQQCLQTFVQLGLDGVLVFNCLDEPVGALTIKELLKGLFFQMKAVGEAMTAPGESLEENMPLDSAIRFSGEVHPVKNSDGELIGWITHKQLMEAYSEFIQEKLNLMDAVFHSAHNGIMSIDDKGYITSINPAAERLAGTTAEKALGRFITDVVATPGLLEVLRTGKPFSEKYQVGKRKYISNRSPIIRSGKVVGAVGVFQDISEIEFISAELSSVKNILHELDIVLESSYNAILITDDLGNIIKANQAFLRILGLDTVPESYDSLVGEYFESSIVSAVLANRQTVSVMERDKKNKNLLMITGTPVINTEGKVYRVVINIQNVTEIDKLRRELDEAKRHLSQLKGEMQASHHLIAASPGMKRVIQMVEQIAKVDSTVLVLGESGVGKEEISKLIHQSSDRKDKPFVKVNCGAIPEHLLESELFGYEQGAFTGANRGGKTGLFESANSGTIFLDEIGELPLLLQVKLLRVLQEKEITRVGGVKPRKIDVRIIAATNRDLKELVRKGAFRKDLYYRLNVVPVHVPPLRERIEDIPLLLGMFQQRFSQQYGIEKFFSPEAVQALINYRWPGNVRELANVVERLIVITAGPTIELKDVRLVLQEEAAGDENSFVYVNGIMPLKEAVDEVEKQLLSRALRLYKNTRRTAEILQVDQSTIVRKMKKYRGASRGSELEL, encoded by the coding sequence TTGATCCGTGTTGTGAAGGACATCGTGACAAAACCTGTGGTCACAGTTTATGCAGAAGATCCCTTGCAACAATGCCTGCAAACGTTTGTTCAACTAGGTTTGGACGGGGTGTTGGTCTTCAATTGCCTCGATGAACCGGTGGGCGCTTTGACCATCAAGGAATTGCTGAAAGGATTGTTTTTTCAGATGAAAGCTGTTGGTGAGGCGATGACAGCACCGGGTGAGAGCCTGGAAGAAAATATGCCGCTCGATTCCGCGATCCGCTTTTCCGGGGAGGTTCACCCGGTCAAGAACAGTGACGGCGAGCTGATCGGCTGGATCACCCATAAGCAGCTCATGGAAGCGTACAGCGAGTTCATCCAGGAGAAGCTCAACCTGATGGATGCTGTTTTCCATTCGGCCCATAATGGCATCATGTCGATTGACGATAAAGGGTATATCACCTCGATTAATCCAGCCGCGGAAAGGCTGGCAGGCACAACGGCGGAGAAAGCGCTCGGCCGATTTATCACAGACGTTGTCGCTACGCCCGGGCTTTTGGAGGTGCTGAGAACCGGTAAGCCATTCAGCGAGAAATACCAGGTGGGCAAAAGAAAATACATCAGCAATCGCTCGCCGATTATCCGAAGCGGCAAAGTGGTTGGGGCTGTCGGGGTATTTCAGGATATATCCGAGATCGAATTTATCTCGGCGGAGCTTTCGAGCGTGAAAAATATTCTGCATGAGCTGGACATCGTGCTGGAATCGTCCTACAACGCCATTCTGATTACGGACGATTTGGGAAACATCATCAAAGCCAATCAGGCATTTTTGCGCATCCTGGGCCTGGATACCGTCCCTGAAAGCTATGATTCCTTGGTGGGCGAATATTTTGAAAGCTCGATTGTCTCGGCTGTATTGGCGAACAGGCAGACGGTGTCGGTCATGGAACGGGATAAGAAAAACAAGAATCTGTTGATGATTACAGGCACGCCGGTCATCAACACAGAGGGAAAGGTTTATCGTGTTGTGATCAATATCCAAAATGTTACGGAAATTGACAAGCTTCGGCGTGAACTGGACGAGGCGAAGCGGCATCTTAGCCAACTCAAGGGTGAAATGCAAGCATCGCATCACCTGATTGCTGCCTCCCCGGGCATGAAGCGGGTGATCCAGATGGTGGAACAGATCGCGAAAGTTGATTCGACCGTTCTGGTTCTGGGGGAATCAGGGGTTGGAAAGGAGGAGATCTCCAAGCTGATTCATCAGTCCAGCGATCGGAAAGACAAACCTTTCGTCAAGGTCAATTGCGGAGCAATCCCGGAACACTTACTGGAATCGGAGCTGTTCGGCTATGAGCAAGGCGCCTTTACCGGAGCGAACAGAGGCGGGAAGACCGGATTATTTGAATCGGCCAATTCCGGCACCATCTTCCTGGACGAGATCGGTGAGCTTCCTCTACTGCTTCAGGTGAAACTGCTTCGTGTGCTGCAGGAGAAAGAAATTACCCGGGTGGGCGGAGTCAAGCCGAGGAAAATCGACGTACGCATCATTGCGGCGACAAACCGGGATTTGAAGGAACTTGTCCGGAAAGGCGCGTTCCGCAAAGACCTGTATTACCGGTTGAATGTGGTGCCGGTACATGTTCCGCCGCTGCGAGAACGCATAGAAGATATTCCGCTGTTGTTGGGCATGTTTCAACAGCGATTCTCGCAGCAGTACGGGATCGAGAAATTTTTTTCCCCCGAGGCCGTACAAGCCTTGATCAACTATCGCTGGCCGGGAAATGTGCGCGAACTGGCCAATGTGGTGGAACGGCTGATCGTCATAACGGCGGGGCCGACGATCGAGTTAAAAGATGTCAGGTTGGTGCTGCAAGAGGAGGCGGCGGGAGATGAAAACAGCTTCGTATACGTAAATGGCATTATGCCGCTGAAAGAAGCGGTGGATGAGGTGGAAAAACAATTGCTGAGCAGGGCGCTTCGCTTGTATAAAAATACCCGGCGAACCGCTGAGATTTTGCAGGTGGACCAATCGACGATCGTCCGGAAGATGAAAAAATACAGAGGAGCTTCACGAGGGTCAGAGTTGGAACTGTAG
- a CDS encoding 3-oxoacid CoA-transferase subunit B: MSDLSVRAKIAKRIARELEDGQIVNLGVGIPTLIPDYIEPDKQVFLQTENGLLGMGPTPPEEEIDMDIISASKQPVTILPGAALFDSAESFAMIRGGHIDVAVLGALQVDQTGEIANWAVPGQNILGVGGAMDLVTGAKKIIVATIHVNKDGAPKLVKKLTYPSSGSRKVDMVVTDKAVFTFQDGKMRLVELDPSCSLEELKRITEAEFEIALNEDQQ; the protein is encoded by the coding sequence ATGAGCGATTTGTCAGTGAGAGCCAAGATTGCCAAACGGATTGCCCGGGAACTGGAAGATGGACAGATCGTCAATCTGGGGGTAGGGATCCCCACGTTGATCCCTGATTATATAGAACCGGACAAACAAGTGTTTCTGCAGACGGAAAACGGCTTGCTCGGAATGGGGCCGACGCCGCCTGAAGAGGAGATCGACATGGATATCATCAGTGCGAGCAAACAGCCGGTAACCATACTGCCGGGGGCGGCCCTGTTCGACAGTGCGGAATCGTTTGCGATGATCCGGGGCGGACATATTGATGTGGCCGTGTTGGGAGCCTTGCAGGTTGATCAGACGGGGGAGATTGCCAACTGGGCCGTACCGGGACAGAACATCCTCGGCGTAGGCGGAGCGATGGATTTGGTTACGGGAGCAAAAAAGATCATCGTAGCGACGATCCATGTGAACAAAGACGGAGCGCCGAAACTGGTGAAGAAATTGACGTATCCCAGCAGCGGCTCGCGTAAGGTTGACATGGTTGTTACGGACAAGGCTGTGTTTACCTTTCAAGACGGAAAAATGAGGTTGGTGGAACTTGATCCATCCTGCAGTCTGGAAGAACTGAAGAGGATAACGGAAGCCGAATTCGAGATTGCGCTCAACGAAGATCAGCAGTGA
- a CDS encoding 3-hydroxyacyl-CoA dehydrogenase has translation MKNIAVIGGGTMGRGIAYVAGVSGFNVSLYDVSTAALDNAKHYIEGELTRSVEKGYIDQEQKDMATGNLVYCTDLVEAVRDADFVIEAVLELMDVKIDVFKKLDQYAPAHAILATNTSTMSPTEIAAQTSRPEKCLAMHFFNPPHKMKLVEIVRGLDTSDETVAITKEVARQMKKESVEVNEFPGFVTSRMNCLIGNEAMYMLMEGVASAEDIDKAIKLGLNHPMGPLELADLVGLDSRLRNMEYLYKMLGEKYRPCPLLVKYVKAGRLGRKTGGGFYKYDNQ, from the coding sequence ATAAAAAACATCGCCGTTATCGGCGGAGGAACAATGGGGAGAGGAATCGCTTACGTGGCGGGGGTATCCGGCTTCAACGTTAGCCTGTATGATGTATCGACAGCGGCATTGGATAACGCCAAGCATTACATCGAGGGAGAGTTGACCCGAAGCGTGGAAAAAGGCTATATCGACCAGGAACAAAAAGATATGGCCACAGGGAACCTGGTGTATTGTACGGATTTGGTTGAAGCAGTGCGCGACGCTGATTTTGTGATCGAGGCCGTACTGGAATTGATGGATGTAAAGATCGATGTGTTTAAAAAGCTGGATCAATACGCCCCAGCACACGCGATATTGGCGACCAATACATCGACGATGAGCCCGACGGAAATTGCCGCGCAAACTTCTCGCCCCGAAAAATGTCTGGCGATGCACTTTTTCAATCCGCCGCACAAGATGAAACTGGTGGAAATCGTCAGAGGCCTGGATACGTCGGATGAAACCGTTGCCATCACGAAAGAGGTGGCCAGGCAGATGAAGAAAGAAAGTGTGGAAGTAAACGAGTTTCCCGGATTTGTGACCAGCCGGATGAACTGCCTGATCGGCAACGAAGCGATGTACATGCTCATGGAGGGCGTCGCTTCCGCTGAAGATATCGACAAGGCGATCAAGCTCGGACTCAACCATCCGATGGGTCCGCTCGAACTGGCCGATTTGGTGGGGCTGGATTCGCGCCTGAGAAATATGGAGTACCTGTACAAGATGTTGGGGGAAAAGTATCGTCCCTGCCCGCTGCTGGTGAAATACGTCAAGGCGGGACGGCTCGGACGCAAGACGGGGGGAGGCTTTTACAAGTATGACAATCAGTAG
- a CDS encoding enoyl-CoA hydratase/isomerase family protein, whose amino-acid sequence MTISREEPVFQNLIVAEEDGIGIIKINRPELRNTLSKDTLAEIEKAIDYHERRDEVKVIVITSEGRQSFAAGADIRQLHERTMLEALVPGIQATFRKVELCNKPTIAALNGYAIGGGCELAISCDIRIAADHCKIGLPELNLAIIPGGGGTQRLARIVGKGRALEMILTGELLDAKRAEEIGLVSRAVPYEQLWDAVKETADKIKRKGPVAVRLAKMVVQRGFDVDLDTALMLEKFAQTIAFATEDKHEGTKAFLEKRPPVFKNR is encoded by the coding sequence ATGACAATCAGTAGGGAAGAACCGGTTTTTCAGAACCTGATCGTAGCGGAGGAAGACGGGATCGGCATCATCAAGATCAACCGCCCCGAACTGCGCAACACACTGAGCAAAGATACATTGGCGGAAATTGAAAAGGCGATTGACTATCACGAACGTCGGGATGAGGTGAAGGTGATCGTCATTACGAGCGAAGGCAGACAATCGTTCGCTGCCGGCGCGGATATCCGACAGCTGCACGAAAGAACGATGTTGGAGGCACTCGTTCCCGGAATTCAGGCAACATTCAGGAAAGTTGAACTTTGCAACAAACCAACCATTGCGGCGCTTAATGGATACGCCATCGGAGGGGGGTGTGAGTTGGCCATATCCTGTGACATCCGGATCGCCGCCGACCATTGCAAAATCGGCCTTCCCGAACTGAACCTGGCGATCATCCCGGGTGGCGGGGGAACCCAACGGTTGGCTCGGATCGTGGGAAAAGGCAGAGCGTTGGAAATGATCTTGACCGGTGAGTTGCTCGATGCCAAAAGGGCGGAAGAGATCGGCCTGGTGTCCCGTGCAGTCCCTTACGAGCAGCTTTGGGACGCCGTAAAAGAAACCGCTGACAAGATCAAGCGCAAAGGGCCTGTCGCCGTCCGTCTGGCAAAAATGGTGGTCCAGCGCGGTTTTGACGTTGACCTGGATACGGCGCTGATGTTGGAGAAGTTCGCACAGACGATCGCCTTTGCCACAGAGGATAAACACGAGGGAACCAAAGCCTTTTTGGAGAAACGCCCCCCGGTATTCAAAAACAGATAG